The nucleotide window gaaaaaaaacaattaaataaataattagacacgtagtgtttaataatatatttagggAAGAAACAGTACAAATACGAGAAATGCAAaaacaacattacaaatacggaAAGTACGGGACAAACATCACAAATACGAAAAAAAagtgaatatttttaaaacatggaTATTATGCTATTCATGACCCCTCGGACCACGACCCCCCCGACCAGGACCATGACCCCTCCGACCGCCAGTTCCGCAATCTGGAACTGTTCGAATCCGATTGGAAGGATCTCGACGACCCACTTCTCCACGCCCCCCTATTCCTTGGTTGTTCTTGCTGTGTCTGGGTAGGTGGGCCTCGTattagcccctccatgcgctcgttggacatgtattcttgtatgttgctgtcaaatagtcgggtccccatgccctcaaagatttgtcttggcggtggagttgcgtcacatggtcggtaaaacccagcgcttgattgaccttgaaaaaatggcattgtttgttggggtgtggtgtacccatattgttggtgttgtggaAATTGGGGTGTGGGGTATCCATGTTGTTGGTACTGTGACGATTGAGTGGTCATTTGCTCGTTTGGGTCGTAATTGTCATTTAGACCCATGTCGGGGCTGGGTTGCCTATTGTAGCTGGAGGGGCCGGCGTCgccgtgttgttgggtgaaggCCCATGATTGTTGCTGGatgggttgcctagtggaggaggaggggccggcgtcgtagtgttgttgggtgaagccccacgattgttgttggacgggtagcctagtggaggggtcggcgtcacggagttgttgggtgaagccccatgattgttgttggatgggttgactttggtagggcgttgttggtgttgtttgataTTCCTCATGGTCAGGTTGTTCGGATGTTTGGCGTTGTcggcgttgttggcgttgttggggtggttgttgtgtGTATTGTTGTTGGCGGGGGTCGTGTAGGTAGTAGGGGTCGGACACATACATATCGGGGGTTGTGACTGTTCTATACCAAGCAAGGTATCCCGCGGTTGGAAACATGGGGAGTTGGGCAACAGGGAATTGTAGCAGACGGCTGCGACGCTGCTTCCACATCTCACAAAATTCAGGTGCGAATGTACGATAATCTGTGTGGTCCCATTGATTGTTAACTCTTTTAATATGCCAGCGACCCAAATCAGTGGGGGGATCCGGGATCGGTTGATGCATGCCAAACTGCAGTCTCACACGGTCAGATTGGTGCATCTCCACGATGTTGAACCTTATTATCGGTACTACTGCAGTCCAAACTTCCCGGTCACTCTCGTTTGGCTCATGGTCCAGCAAcaagtatggtctccaattaaactgcgtaggagaaaaaataacatattattaaaaaacatgatGAATTGTAATACATCTATATGATCATATAAAAGTTTAGGGGTAATACATCTTCAGCTCGGAGGTGATCAATTAGGTCCCGATACAAAACAACACTCCCCCTCGGATTCTTACTGTAATCCAATTTAGGACCACAGAACCTAAGAAAAAAGAGCAAAAATgttatttcagatttttatgtAAAAGAGAGTTAGTGTTCAAGGAATAGcgttgaaaaagagaaaaagacgtATCTTGTTGCATAAGGGAACGTGTAGTTGTTCCTGCCTGCAGGGGATAGCGTCGGCAttctccaccaaccccatacttgtAGGAGGAACGCTAATCCATAGAAGGTGCACTTCTCGGCAACCGCGTTCTTATAAAGAGACTGGTATAACATCGCCAAAACGGCGGACCCCCGACTATATTTCCTAATCTTGCTAATACTATCAAATTTACTTAAATAGAAAAAGTTGACAGTGTTACCTGTCGACTCCGGGAATAAAAGTTTACCAAACATCAGCATTATATAGACCTTAGTCATTAACCAAACATGCTCCTCGGTAGAGTTGTCCATAAAGAAGAGTTCATCATAGTAAGCTCTAAGGGAGGCCAGACTGATACCCTGGCCTCTTGAACCTTGAGTAGGCTCAACTAGATCTCTTCCCAACACTCTCACACACATTGAATTAGCATGTTGAACAGATCCATTAACAGCCTTGCCATCAATGGGCAGACCAAGTAACATATAAACATCCTCTAGAGTAACAGTACAC belongs to Vicia villosa cultivar HV-30 ecotype Madison, WI unplaced genomic scaffold, Vvil1.0 ctg.000144F_1_1_1, whole genome shotgun sequence and includes:
- the LOC131624602 gene encoding serine/threonine-protein phosphatase 7 long form homolog yields the protein MGETHRGTRANLATYAVDRFRTRSHAYVEPDERIIPNLQACGFGHIIKVSNNTIDRKFILALQERWRPETHTFHLPIGECTVTLEDVYMLLGLPIDGKAVNGSVQHANSMCVRVLGRDLVEPTQGSRGQGISLASLRAYYDELFFMDNSTEEHVWLMTKVYIMLMFGKLLFPESTGNTVNFFYLSKFDSISKIRKYSRGSAVLAMLYQSLYKNAVAEKCTFYGLAFLLQVWGWWRMPTLSPAGRNNYTFCGPKLDYSKNPRGSVVLYRDLIDHLRAEDFNWRPYLLLDHEPNESDREVWTAVVPIIRFNIVEMHQSDRVRLQFGMHQPIPDPPTDLGRWHIKRVNNQWDHTDYRTFAPEFCEMWKQRRSRLLQFPVAQLPMFPTAGYLAWYRTVTTPDMRSHGPLLLHFYTGMGGAKGKKVSMVSCSRGVEEVKKKNKEVSAGSAGPDAQPQSSGVRVVTNVDSSETEWDKDWYQYLHSEEFARREK